A DNA window from Pseudomonas tohonis contains the following coding sequences:
- a CDS encoding SelT/SelW/SelH family protein, producing MSSARSEIVITYCTQCQWLLRAAWLAQELLSTFADDLGRVALEPGTGGVFRITCDGEQIWERKADGGFPEAKVLKQRVRDRIDPTRDLGHSDRP from the coding sequence ATGTCCAGCGCCAGGTCCGAAATCGTCATCACCTATTGCACCCAGTGCCAATGGCTGCTGCGTGCCGCCTGGCTGGCCCAGGAGCTGCTCAGCACCTTCGCCGACGACCTCGGCCGGGTGGCGCTGGAGCCGGGTACCGGCGGTGTGTTCCGCATCACCTGCGATGGCGAGCAGATCTGGGAGCGCAAGGCCGACGGCGGCTTCCCCGAGGCCAAGGTGCTCAAGCAGCGGGTTCGCGATCGCATCGATCCGACGCGTGACCTGGGCCACAGCGACCGGCCCTGA
- the rfaD gene encoding ADP-glyceromanno-heptose 6-epimerase, which yields MSIIVTGAAGFIGSNLVRALNQRGETDIIAVDDLTEGDKFRNLADCEIRDYLDKRDFVPRFAEGAFGMVRALFHQGACASTLEADGRYMMDNNYRYSCELLDAAQRRGSPFIYASSAAVYGAGRVFREAREHERPLNVYGYSKFLFDQRVRRLLPQARAQVVGLRYFNVYGPREGHKGPMASVALHCFQQYRAHGRVRLFEGCDGFADGEQRRDFVSVEDVARVNLHVLDHPQCSGLFNLGTGIARPFNAVAVAVVNALRAEADQPPLGLAELVERGVIVYEAFPEALRGRYQSHTQADIDLLREAGAGDGFLDLETGVARYCHWLLEQDQA from the coding sequence ATGAGCATCATCGTCACCGGTGCCGCCGGCTTCATCGGCAGCAACCTCGTCCGGGCCCTCAACCAGCGTGGCGAGACGGACATCATCGCCGTCGACGACCTGACAGAGGGCGACAAATTCCGCAACCTCGCCGATTGCGAGATCCGCGACTACCTGGACAAGCGCGACTTCGTCCCGCGCTTCGCCGAGGGCGCCTTCGGCATGGTCCGCGCGCTGTTCCACCAGGGGGCCTGCGCCAGCACCCTGGAGGCGGATGGCCGCTACATGATGGACAACAACTACCGCTACAGCTGTGAGTTGCTGGACGCCGCGCAGCGTCGCGGCTCGCCCTTCATCTATGCCTCGTCGGCCGCCGTCTACGGCGCGGGGCGGGTCTTTCGCGAAGCCCGCGAGCACGAGCGGCCGCTGAACGTCTATGGCTACTCCAAATTCCTCTTCGACCAGCGCGTGCGCCGCCTGCTGCCCCAGGCCCGTGCCCAGGTGGTCGGGTTGCGCTACTTCAACGTCTACGGCCCGCGCGAGGGGCACAAGGGACCGATGGCCTCGGTGGCGCTGCATTGCTTCCAGCAATACCGCGCGCACGGGCGGGTGCGGCTGTTCGAGGGCTGCGACGGCTTCGCCGATGGCGAGCAGCGGCGCGACTTCGTCTCGGTGGAGGACGTGGCGCGGGTCAACCTGCACGTTCTCGACCACCCGCAGTGCTCGGGCCTCTTCAACCTCGGCACCGGTATCGCCCGGCCCTTCAACGCGGTGGCCGTGGCGGTGGTCAACGCCCTGCGCGCCGAGGCCGACCAGCCACCGCTGGGCCTGGCCGAGCTGGTCGAGCGCGGGGTGATCGTCTACGAGGCCTTCCCCGAAGCCCTGCGCGGGCGCTACCAGAGCCATACGCAGGCGGACATCGACCTGCTGCGCGAGGCCGGTGCAGGCGACGGTTTCCTCGACCTGGAGACCGGCGTGGCGCGCTACTGCCACTGGTTGCTGGAGCAGGACCAGGCCTGA
- a CDS encoding DMT family transporter has product MNERNALLAIHLGALLFGLSGIFGKLAETTPLVITLGRALFAVLALALFARLVGGARGGSPSRRQVPLLLLGGLLLGGHWVLFFQAVKVGGVAIATLGFASFPAFTLLLEGLLFRERIHLREMLVVVLVSVGLVLVTPAFDFASDATQGLIAAILSGLLFSLLSLLNRASTRGLDPVKVALWQNLCIVACVLPLGASLLPTVRAVDWLWIALLGVLCTGLAHSLFVASLKVLNARTTAVIFALEPVYGIAFAWWLFSEEPSLRMLAGGALIIIAIAFPTRRTNAVKPAEATH; this is encoded by the coding sequence ATGAACGAACGCAACGCGCTGCTCGCCATCCACCTGGGTGCCCTGCTCTTCGGCCTTTCCGGCATCTTCGGCAAGCTGGCGGAAACCACGCCGCTGGTGATCACCCTGGGCCGGGCGCTGTTCGCCGTCCTCGCCCTGGCGCTGTTCGCCCGGTTGGTCGGCGGCGCCCGGGGCGGCTCCCCGTCGCGGCGCCAGGTTCCCCTGCTGCTGCTCGGCGGCCTGCTGCTGGGCGGGCACTGGGTGCTGTTCTTCCAGGCGGTGAAGGTTGGCGGCGTGGCCATCGCCACCCTGGGTTTCGCCAGCTTCCCGGCCTTCACCCTGCTGCTGGAGGGACTGTTGTTCCGCGAGCGCATCCACCTGCGCGAGATGCTGGTGGTCGTCCTGGTCAGCGTCGGCCTGGTGCTGGTGACCCCGGCGTTCGATTTCGCCAGTGACGCCACCCAGGGGCTGATCGCGGCCATCCTCTCCGGCCTGCTGTTCTCCCTGCTGTCGTTACTCAACCGCGCCAGCACCCGTGGGCTGGACCCGGTGAAGGTGGCGCTGTGGCAGAACCTCTGCATCGTCGCCTGCGTGCTGCCCCTGGGCGCGTCGCTGCTGCCCACGGTCCGGGCCGTCGACTGGCTGTGGATCGCCCTGCTCGGCGTGCTCTGCACCGGCCTCGCCCACAGCCTGTTCGTGGCCAGCCTGAAGGTGCTGAACGCCCGCACCACGGCGGTGATCTTCGCGCTGGAGCCGGTCTACGGCATCGCCTTCGCCTGGTGGCTGTTCAGCGAGGAGCCCTCGCTGCGCATGCTCGCCGGTGGCGCGCTGATCATCATCGCCATCGCCTTCCCGACGCGCAGAACCAACGCGGTGAAGCCCGCCGAAGCGACGCACTGA
- a CDS encoding tRNA-binding protein, whose amino-acid sequence MSSTIEWADFERVELRVGTVVSAAPNIKAIKPAYVLEVDLGELGVKTSSAQITAHYAAEELVGRQVLCVCNFAPKRIAGVRSEVLVTGVHDADGKVVLAGFDKPLPNGARLA is encoded by the coding sequence ATGTCATCGACCATCGAATGGGCGGATTTCGAACGCGTTGAACTGCGCGTCGGCACCGTCGTCTCCGCCGCACCCAACATCAAGGCCATCAAGCCGGCGTACGTACTGGAGGTGGACCTGGGCGAGCTCGGGGTGAAGACCTCCAGCGCGCAGATCACCGCCCACTACGCCGCCGAGGAGCTGGTCGGCCGCCAGGTGCTGTGCGTCTGCAACTTCGCACCCAAGCGCATCGCCGGGGTGCGCTCGGAGGTGCTGGTGACCGGCGTCCACGACGCCGACGGCAAGGTGGTGCTGGCCGGCTTCGACAAGCCCCTGCCCAACGGCGCGCGCCTGGCATGA
- a CDS encoding AraC family transcriptional regulator: MNPMLTLRRYNHDLLAHSHDHAQLVFGLTGSLEFEVGGIGARVERQNLAVVPPGEHHACGSPRGSLCLVLDVPDDTWLQRTLGGHFDASRRLLEKPGALQLNPAQSQLVGWLAASPIDDPVIATQGVGLLLASLVAPGSEATTEPGELPLAALDAHIDQHAARPLQVADLARLCGLSVARFHSRFLAATGQTPMDYLRTRRLLQGRRLLLESALSVAEVAARVGYASQSAFTAALSREFGVTPRSLRRTRD; this comes from the coding sequence ATGAACCCGATGCTGACCCTGCGCCGCTACAACCACGACCTGCTCGCCCACAGCCACGACCACGCCCAGCTGGTGTTCGGCCTGACCGGCAGCCTGGAGTTCGAGGTGGGCGGCATCGGCGCGCGGGTCGAACGGCAGAACCTCGCCGTGGTCCCGCCGGGTGAGCACCATGCCTGCGGCAGCCCGCGCGGCAGCCTGTGCCTGGTGCTGGACGTGCCCGACGACACCTGGCTGCAACGCACGCTCGGCGGGCATTTCGATGCCAGCCGGCGCCTGCTGGAAAAACCCGGTGCCCTGCAGCTCAACCCCGCCCAGAGCCAGTTGGTGGGCTGGCTCGCCGCCAGCCCGATCGACGATCCGGTGATCGCCACCCAAGGCGTCGGCCTGCTGCTCGCCAGCCTGGTGGCACCGGGCAGCGAAGCCACGACGGAACCCGGCGAACTGCCCCTGGCGGCGCTGGACGCCCACATCGACCAGCACGCCGCCCGCCCCTTGCAAGTGGCTGACCTCGCGCGGCTCTGCGGCCTTTCCGTGGCGCGCTTTCACAGCCGCTTCCTCGCCGCCACCGGGCAGACGCCCATGGACTACCTGCGTACCCGGCGCCTGCTCCAGGGCCGTCGCCTGCTGCTTGAAAGCGCCCTGAGCGTGGCCGAGGTCGCCGCCCGCGTGGGCTATGCCTCGCAGAGCGCCTTCACCGCCGCGCTGTCGCGCGAGTTCGGCGTGACGCCGCGCTCGCTGCGTCGCACGCGCGACTGA
- a CDS encoding UDP-2,3-diacylglucosamine diphosphatase — translation MSSVQRLEPVDPARPRKQRVRTLWISDVHLGTRDCQAEHLARFLKRHHADRIYLVGDIIDGWKLRSGIYWPQAHTNVIRRLLTMSKRGTEVIYVTGNHDEFLRRYSSLLLGNIQLVDEAIHETADGRRLLVIHGDQFDVITRYHKWLAFLGDSAYEFTLTLNRWLNHWRERWGYGYWSLSAFLKHKVKTAVNFISDFEESIAHECVKRGLDGAVCGHIHHAEIRQVGGVEYMNCGDWVESCTALIEHWDGTIELYRLADDQARLAAETRQPALEPAA, via the coding sequence ATGAGCAGCGTTCAACGCCTGGAGCCGGTCGACCCGGCTCGTCCCCGCAAGCAACGCGTCCGCACCCTGTGGATATCCGACGTTCACCTCGGCACCCGCGACTGCCAGGCCGAGCACCTGGCGCGCTTCCTCAAGCGCCACCACGCCGACCGCATCTACCTGGTGGGCGACATCATCGACGGCTGGAAGCTACGCAGCGGCATCTACTGGCCCCAGGCGCACACCAACGTGATCCGGCGCCTGCTGACCATGAGCAAGCGTGGCACCGAGGTGATCTACGTCACCGGCAACCACGACGAATTCCTGCGTCGCTACTCCAGCCTGCTGCTCGGCAACATCCAGCTGGTGGACGAGGCGATCCACGAGACCGCCGACGGTCGCCGCCTGCTGGTGATCCACGGCGACCAGTTCGACGTCATCACCCGTTACCACAAGTGGCTGGCCTTCCTCGGCGACTCGGCCTACGAGTTCACCCTGACCCTCAACCGCTGGCTCAACCACTGGCGCGAGCGCTGGGGCTACGGCTACTGGTCGCTGTCGGCCTTTCTCAAGCACAAGGTCAAGACGGCGGTGAACTTCATCAGCGACTTCGAGGAGTCCATCGCCCACGAGTGCGTCAAGCGCGGGCTGGACGGCGCCGTCTGTGGCCACATCCACCACGCCGAGATCCGCCAGGTGGGCGGCGTCGAGTACATGAACTGCGGCGACTGGGTCGAATCCTGCACCGCGCTGATCGAGCACTGGGACGGCACCATCGAGCTCTACCGCCTCGCCGACGACCAGGCGCGCCTCGCCGCCGAGACCCGGCAGCCAGCCCTCGAGCCGGCTGCATGA
- a CDS encoding glycosyltransferase family 4 protein: MRILIVSDAWAPQVNGVVTSLQALVAELRGLGHLVKLLSPRDFRSRPCPTYPEIPLVWDLWRVGPAIRDFRPDCVHLATEGPLGWAARRWLMRRGLAFSSAVHTRFPEYVHTRWPGVPLEWGYAVLRAFHRPSQTVLVTTERLRGELAGRGLGHLSLWRKGVETRLFHPRPQQPRPLKPVFLYVGRIAPEKNLRAFLDLELPGEKWLVGDGPQRAELEADYPDARFLGYRHGEALAEAYAGASVLVFPSRTDTYGLVMLEALACGTPVAALPVPGPLDVLEADVTGVMDEDLQGACLRALELDRATCAERAARLSWRASAQEFLARQPLLDGELCGEAVGEGSLS; the protein is encoded by the coding sequence ATGAGGATCCTCATCGTCAGCGATGCCTGGGCGCCCCAGGTCAACGGCGTGGTGACCAGCCTGCAGGCCCTGGTGGCCGAACTGCGCGGGCTCGGCCACTTGGTCAAGCTGCTGTCGCCCCGTGACTTCCGCTCGCGGCCCTGCCCGACCTACCCGGAGATCCCGCTGGTGTGGGACCTCTGGCGCGTCGGGCCGGCGATCCGCGATTTCCGCCCGGATTGCGTGCACCTCGCCACCGAAGGGCCGCTGGGCTGGGCCGCGCGGCGCTGGCTGATGCGCCGTGGCCTGGCTTTCTCCAGCGCCGTGCACACGCGCTTTCCCGAATACGTGCACACCCGCTGGCCGGGCGTGCCGCTGGAGTGGGGCTACGCCGTGCTGCGCGCCTTCCATCGCCCCAGCCAGACGGTGCTGGTGACCACCGAGCGCCTGCGTGGCGAGCTGGCCGGGCGCGGGCTGGGGCACCTGTCGCTGTGGCGCAAGGGCGTGGAGACCCGCCTGTTCCACCCGCGCCCGCAGCAGCCCCGGCCGCTGAAGCCGGTGTTTCTCTACGTCGGCCGCATCGCCCCGGAGAAGAACCTGCGGGCCTTCCTCGACCTGGAGCTGCCCGGCGAGAAATGGCTGGTGGGCGATGGGCCGCAGCGGGCCGAACTGGAAGCGGACTACCCCGATGCACGCTTCCTCGGCTACCGCCACGGCGAGGCGCTGGCCGAGGCCTATGCCGGTGCCAGCGTGCTGGTCTTCCCCTCGCGTACCGATACCTACGGGCTGGTGATGCTGGAGGCCCTGGCCTGCGGCACGCCGGTGGCCGCCTTGCCGGTGCCGGGGCCGCTGGACGTGCTGGAAGCGGATGTCACCGGGGTGATGGACGAGGACCTGCAGGGGGCCTGCCTGCGCGCCCTCGAACTGGACCGCGCCACCTGCGCCGAACGGGCCGCGCGCCTGTCCTGGCGGGCTTCCGCCCAGGAGTTCCTGGCACGCCAGCCGCTGCTGGACGGCGAGTTGTGCGGTGAGGCGGTGGGGGAAGGGTCGCTGTCGTAG
- a CDS encoding adenylate/guanylate cyclase domain-containing protein: MKSANLDRLSSLPTPPLREYYSRVLAYIATAASIAAGSYIQYFSYDVLWMVPYALLYPHLAHHLSLRFKRDHPERTHLILLFIDALHAGAGAALLGFSVVPSLMFMLTLSFSALIIGGLRQLGLAILVAASATVLTTVVAHPDLKLATPALVSFVSICFTTLYVCITAFFVHQQGLRLALARSEIKLEQEKAARLARNLAKYLSPQVWEMIFSGKRHVRLETQRKKLTVFFSDIKGFTELSEELEAEALTDLLNNYLNEMSKIALKYGGTIDKFVGDCVMVFFGDPSTQGAKKDAVAAVSMAIAMRKHMKVLRQQWRAQGITKPLEIRMGLNTGYCTVGNFGADTRMDYTIIGRDVNLASRLESASEAGEILISHETYSLIKDVIMCRDKGQITVKGFARPVQIYQVVDFRRDLGATSSYVEHELPGFSMYLDTNGIQNYDKEKVIQALQLAAEKLRDKVIL; encoded by the coding sequence ATGAAGTCAGCCAATCTAGACCGGCTCAGCAGTCTTCCGACCCCGCCGCTTCGCGAGTATTACTCCCGCGTACTGGCTTATATCGCCACGGCCGCCAGCATCGCCGCCGGCAGCTACATCCAGTACTTCTCCTACGACGTGCTGTGGATGGTCCCCTACGCCCTGCTCTATCCGCACCTGGCCCATCACCTGAGCCTGCGCTTCAAGCGTGACCACCCCGAGCGCACCCACCTGATCCTGCTGTTCATCGACGCCCTGCACGCCGGCGCCGGCGCGGCCCTGCTCGGTTTCTCGGTGGTGCCGAGCCTGATGTTCATGCTCACCCTGTCGTTCAGCGCACTGATCATCGGTGGCCTGCGCCAACTGGGCCTGGCGATCCTCGTGGCCGCCAGCGCCACGGTGCTGACCACGGTGGTCGCGCACCCGGACCTGAAGCTCGCGACCCCGGCTCTGGTGTCCTTCGTCAGCATCTGCTTCACCACGCTCTACGTCTGCATCACCGCCTTCTTCGTGCACCAGCAGGGCCTGCGCCTGGCGCTGGCGCGCAGCGAGATCAAGCTGGAGCAGGAAAAGGCCGCGCGCCTGGCCCGCAACCTCGCCAAATACCTGTCGCCGCAGGTCTGGGAAATGATCTTCAGCGGCAAGCGCCACGTGCGCCTGGAGACCCAGCGCAAGAAGCTCACCGTGTTCTTCTCCGACATCAAGGGCTTCACCGAGCTGTCCGAGGAGCTGGAGGCCGAGGCCCTGACCGACCTGCTCAACAACTACCTCAACGAGATGTCGAAGATCGCCCTGAAATACGGCGGCACCATCGACAAGTTCGTCGGCGACTGCGTGATGGTGTTCTTCGGCGACCCCTCCACCCAGGGCGCCAAAAAGGACGCCGTGGCCGCCGTATCCATGGCCATCGCCATGCGCAAGCACATGAAGGTGCTGCGCCAGCAGTGGCGCGCCCAGGGCATCACCAAGCCCCTGGAAATCCGCATGGGCCTGAACACCGGCTATTGCACGGTGGGCAACTTCGGCGCCGACACGCGCATGGACTACACCATCATCGGCCGCGACGTGAACCTCGCCAGCCGCCTGGAAAGCGCTTCCGAGGCCGGCGAGATCCTCATCTCCCACGAGACCTACTCGCTGATCAAGGACGTGATCATGTGCCGCGACAAGGGCCAGATCACCGTCAAGGGCTTCGCCCGCCCCGTGCAGATCTACCAGGTGGTGGACTTCCGCCGCGACCTGGGCGCCACCTCCAGCTACGTCGAGCACGAATTGCCGGGCTTCTCCATGTACCTGGACACCAACGGCATCCAGAACTACGACAAGGAAAAGGTCATCCAGGCGCTGCAACTGGCTGCCGAGAAACTGCGCGACAAGGTCATTCTCTGA
- a CDS encoding HD domain-containing protein — MNAHARFTHMEDGTAEDWSIIAQDFARYAAQLPDRILTHLRLLDGDFGGFPVDRLTHSLQTATLAHRDGQDEEYVVCALLHDIGDTLGSFNHADIAAAMLKPFVSPENHWMVEKHAIFQGYYFFHHLGLDRHLREQFKDHPQYRQTIEFCARYDAAAFDPEAEHLPLEYFEPMLRRVFAQPRQSIYKAVMERNAS, encoded by the coding sequence ATGAATGCCCACGCCCGCTTCACCCACATGGAAGACGGTACCGCCGAGGACTGGAGCATCATCGCCCAGGACTTCGCCCGCTACGCCGCCCAGCTCCCGGACCGCATCCTCACCCACCTCAGGCTGCTGGATGGCGACTTCGGCGGCTTCCCGGTCGACCGCCTGACCCACTCGCTGCAGACCGCCACCCTCGCCCACCGCGACGGCCAGGATGAGGAATACGTGGTCTGCGCCCTGCTCCACGACATCGGCGACACCCTCGGCTCCTTCAACCACGCCGACATCGCCGCGGCGATGCTCAAGCCCTTCGTCAGCCCCGAGAACCACTGGATGGTGGAGAAGCACGCGATCTTCCAGGGCTACTACTTCTTCCATCACCTGGGCCTGGATCGCCACCTGCGCGAGCAGTTCAAGGACCACCCGCAGTACCGCCAGACCATCGAGTTCTGTGCACGCTACGACGCCGCCGCTTTCGACCCCGAGGCCGAACACCTGCCCCTGGAATACTTCGAGCCCATGCTGCGCCGCGTCTTCGCCCAACCCAGGCAGTCGATCTACAAGGCCGTGATGGAGCGCAACGCGAGCTGA
- a CDS encoding Mpo1-like protein has protein sequence MSTAPAERFSSFAEFYPYYLQEHSNDVCRRLHYVGSLLVLSILAYALVTQQWLWLLALPVAGYGFAWVGHFVFEKNRPATFKYPLYSLMGDWVMLKDAFTGRIRF, from the coding sequence ATGAGCACCGCGCCCGCCGAGCGTTTCAGCAGCTTCGCCGAGTTCTACCCCTATTACCTCCAGGAACACAGCAACGACGTATGCCGCCGCCTGCACTACGTCGGCAGTCTGCTGGTCCTGAGCATCCTCGCCTACGCCCTCGTCACCCAGCAGTGGCTGTGGCTGCTGGCCCTGCCCGTTGCCGGCTACGGCTTCGCCTGGGTCGGTCACTTCGTGTTCGAGAAGAACCGCCCCGCCACCTTCAAGTACCCGCTCTACAGCCTGATGGGCGACTGGGTGATGCTGAAGGACGCCTTCACCGGCCGCATCCGCTTCTAG
- a CDS encoding AraC family transcriptional regulator, whose amino-acid sequence MSERTTSSSWALGIVQALEMGGVDCRNLFPELGLDYAALNDPDARFPQDGMTRLWLRAVELSGNPAIGLNMAKVVRPASFHVVGYALMSSRTLKEGFARLVRYQRIIAEGADLSFRATPDGYALILAIHGDRLPPARQSAEASMAYSLAFCRWMTGRPINPLEIRFQGPPPADMEPYRQVFQAPLRFNAEHYALLFDRADMETPLPTANESLAQLHDRFAGEYLARFSGSRVTHQARQVLCRLLPQGEPKREVVASTLHLSQRTLQRRLQEEGTSFQQLLDDTRRELAEQYLAQPNLTLLETAYLLGFADPSNFFRAFRRWFDATPGEYRARL is encoded by the coding sequence ATGAGCGAACGTACCACGTCATCGAGCTGGGCCCTGGGGATCGTCCAGGCGCTGGAAATGGGCGGCGTCGACTGCCGCAACCTGTTCCCCGAACTGGGGCTCGACTACGCCGCCCTGAACGATCCCGATGCCCGTTTCCCCCAGGACGGCATGACCCGCCTGTGGTTGCGCGCGGTGGAGCTGTCGGGCAACCCGGCCATCGGCCTGAACATGGCCAAGGTGGTGAGGCCGGCGTCCTTCCACGTGGTGGGTTATGCGCTGATGTCCAGCCGCACCCTCAAGGAGGGCTTCGCCCGCCTGGTGCGCTACCAGCGGATCATCGCCGAGGGCGCGGACCTGAGTTTTCGCGCCACCCCCGACGGCTATGCGCTGATCCTGGCGATCCATGGCGACCGCCTGCCGCCGGCGCGGCAGAGCGCCGAGGCGTCCATGGCCTATTCCCTGGCCTTCTGCCGCTGGATGACGGGGCGGCCGATCAACCCGCTGGAAATCCGCTTCCAGGGCCCGCCGCCTGCGGACATGGAGCCCTATCGCCAGGTGTTCCAGGCGCCGCTGCGGTTCAACGCCGAGCACTATGCGCTGCTGTTCGACCGCGCCGACATGGAGACGCCGCTGCCCACGGCCAACGAGTCCCTGGCGCAGCTGCACGACCGCTTCGCTGGCGAGTACCTGGCGCGTTTCTCCGGCAGCCGCGTGACCCACCAGGCGCGCCAGGTTCTGTGCCGCCTGTTGCCCCAGGGCGAACCCAAGCGCGAGGTGGTGGCCAGCACCCTGCACCTGTCCCAGCGCACCCTGCAGCGCCGCCTGCAGGAAGAGGGCACCAGCTTCCAGCAACTGCTGGACGACACCCGTCGCGAGCTCGCCGAGCAGTACCTGGCACAGCCCAACCTGACGTTGCTGGAGACTGCCTACCTGCTGGGCTTCGCCGACCCGAGCAACTTCTTCCGCGCCTTCCGCCGCTGGTTCGACGCCACGCCGGGCGAGTACCGCGCGCGCCTGTAA
- a CDS encoding TrkH family potassium uptake protein — MALPTLRIIGFIIGIFLITLAVSMAIPVLTLFIFERTQDIHSFVWSSLITFLAGLALVIPGRPEHVHLRPRDMYLLTVSSWVVVAIFAALPFLFTQHISYTDAFFESMSGVTATGATVLSGLDTMSPGILIWRSLLHWLGGIGFIGMAVAILPLLRIGGMRLFQTESSDRSDKVMPRSHMVAKFIVLVYVSFTLLGTLGFWLAGMSPFDAVNHAMSAISTGGFSTSDQSLAKWHQPAVHWVAVVVMILGSLPFALYVSTLRGHRKALIKDHQVRGFLGLLLATWLVLGTWYWLTTDLPWTEALRHVAVNTTSILTTTGFALGDYSLWGNFSLMLFFYLGFIGGCSGSTAGGIKIFRFQVAYILLKANLYQLIHPRAVIKQKYNGHRLDEEIVRSILTFSFFFTITICVMALGLSLMGVDWITALTGAASTVSGVGPGLGEVIGPAGNFSSLPDGAKWLLSLGMLLGRLEIITVLVICTPYFWRH; from the coding sequence ATGGCATTGCCGACCCTGCGCATCATCGGCTTCATCATCGGCATATTCCTGATCACCCTGGCCGTGAGCATGGCCATCCCCGTGCTGACGCTGTTCATCTTCGAACGCACCCAGGACATCCACTCCTTCGTCTGGTCGAGCCTGATCACCTTCCTCGCCGGCCTGGCGCTGGTCATCCCCGGGCGCCCCGAGCACGTGCACCTGCGCCCGCGCGACATGTACCTGCTCACCGTTTCCAGCTGGGTGGTGGTGGCGATCTTCGCCGCGCTGCCGTTCCTCTTCACCCAGCACATCAGCTACACCGACGCCTTCTTCGAGAGCATGTCGGGCGTCACCGCCACCGGCGCCACCGTGCTCAGCGGGCTGGACACCATGTCGCCCGGCATCCTCATCTGGCGCTCGCTGCTGCACTGGCTGGGGGGCATCGGCTTCATCGGCATGGCCGTGGCGATCCTGCCGCTGCTGCGCATCGGCGGCATGCGCCTGTTCCAGACCGAGTCCTCCGACCGCTCCGACAAGGTCATGCCGCGCTCGCACATGGTGGCCAAGTTTATCGTCCTGGTTTACGTCAGCTTCACCCTGCTCGGCACCCTGGGTTTCTGGCTGGCCGGCATGAGCCCCTTCGACGCGGTCAACCACGCCATGTCGGCGATTTCCACCGGGGGGTTCTCCACCTCCGACCAGTCCCTGGCCAAATGGCACCAGCCGGCCGTTCACTGGGTCGCGGTGGTGGTGATGATCCTCGGCAGCCTGCCCTTCGCCCTCTACGTCTCCACCCTGCGCGGGCACCGCAAGGCGCTGATCAAGGACCACCAGGTACGCGGCTTCCTCGGCCTGCTGCTCGCGACCTGGCTGGTGCTGGGCACCTGGTACTGGCTGACCACCGACCTGCCCTGGACCGAGGCACTGCGCCACGTCGCGGTCAACACCACCTCGATCCTCACCACCACCGGCTTCGCCCTGGGCGACTACAGCCTGTGGGGCAACTTCTCGCTGATGCTGTTCTTCTACCTGGGCTTCATCGGCGGCTGCTCCGGGTCCACCGCCGGCGGCATCAAGATCTTCCGCTTCCAGGTCGCCTACATCCTGCTCAAGGCCAACCTCTACCAGTTGATCCACCCCCGCGCGGTGATCAAGCAGAAGTACAACGGCCACCGCCTCGACGAAGAGATCGTCCGCTCGATCCTCACCTTCTCGTTCTTCTTCACCATCACCATCTGCGTCATGGCCCTGGGCCTGTCGCTGATGGGGGTGGACTGGATCACCGCACTCACCGGCGCCGCCAGCACCGTCTCCGGCGTGGGGCCGGGCCTGGGCGAGGTGATCGGGCCGGCGGGCAACTTCTCCAGCCTGCCGGACGGCGCCAAGTGGCTGCTCTCCCTCGGCATGCTGCTGGGCCGCCTGGAGATCATCACCGTGCTGGTGATCTGCACGCCGTATTTCTGGCGGCATTGA